The genomic window GATTAGCATCATAGGCGATTCCGATTGCAAAGAACAAACAACCTGATAGAATCGCTTGCAGCGCAAATTTATGAAAGCGAGAAGAGGTTGGCTCCTTGTCTTCTAACCGTTGAAATGGCATTCGGTCCTCTACTTGTTTAGGGTTGTCTTCTTTTTGCTTCTGCATGGAAGCAATTTGTTTTTCAATTTGTTTTCGTCGATCCACCTTTAAGCCCTCCTTAACGTGCGAAACACACTTTCTTTCATCGTATGACTTGTCCTGTTCATCTATTCAGATTAATACTAAAATAAATAGGGAATAGATTCTCAAGAAGGAGTGGTAATATGGAAAAAAGGAAACTTGGACAATCGTCCCTATACATCAGCAAGATGGGATTAGGTGGAATGTCTCTTGGAACAAACATAGAAACCGCTAAATCCATCATTGATGAAGCACTTGATCTAGGCGTTAATTACTTGGATACTGCGGATTTGTATGATTATGGGCAAAATGAAAAGATTATAGGAGAAGCAATTAAAGGAAAGCGGGACCAAGTCATTCTTGCGACAAAAGCTGGCAATCGGTTTACACCAGGAAAAGAAGGCTGGGAATGGGACCCTTCTAAGTCTCATATAAAAGATGCCGCTAAAAATAGTCTTTCACGTTTGAACATTGACTATATTGATTTGTTTCAGCTACACGGTGGAACCATTGAAGACCCTATCGACGAGACGATCTCTGCTTTCGAAGAATTGAAAAAAGAAGGATACATTCGCGAGTATGGTCTTTCTTCCATCCGTCCAAATGTCATTAAAGAATATGCGGAGCGCTCTGGAATCGTCTCCATTATGATGCAGTACAGCATCCTTGATCGTCGTCCAGAAGAATTATTCCCTTATTTAGAGGAGAAACCTATTAGCGTTGTTACTAGAGGGTCATTAGCAAAAGGCATCTTAACAAATCGAGCATTGCAACAGGTGAAAGCAGCTAAAGATGGCTATTTATCCTACTCTTCAAAAGAGCTAGCACAATTAAGAGATGTTCTTCAACAAAACTATGGGCACACCCACTCATTAAATGGACTTGCCTATCACTACTGTTTATCACACTCACCTGTTGCAAGTGTCGTAGCAGGGGCAAGCAGTATAGAGCAAATTCGACAAAATGTAAAAGCTGTTACAGACGAATCATTAGCACAAAAAGAGTTGGAGAATATCGCACGCATTGCAAAACAAGATGTTTATGAACAGCATCGTATGTAAAAAAAGACCGTGGCCCCGGTCTTTTTCTCTTAAATGGCTGGAACTGCTCGTAGTACTCGAAGCGTTATAAAAGTCGCAAGAATGGCTTTTAAGACATCTCCAGGTACAAAAGCTAGTGTCATTCCAAATGCTTCTTTTATTGAAACACCAGTAGTAGCCGCTAAATAGCCAGCACCACATATGTATAGTAAACCTAATCCAAATAGAAGATTTACACAAAATACGTTAAAAAACGTTCTCTTTTTCATTCTTGACACAACGTACCCTACACTTAGCGCGACAAGCATCCAGCCAATGATGTACCCCCCAGAAGGACCGAAAAGTACTCCAACCCCACCTCTTCCACCAGCAAGCAAAGGAAGGGAGCATGCAACAAGGAAAACAAATAATAATACGGCTAAAAATCCTCGTTTTGCACCAAGTAGACCACCAATAATCATTGGCGCAATGGACTGTGCTGTAATTGGCACAGGCGATATCGGTAACGGAATTGGAGGTATCGCTCCAAGCACTGCCATTACAGCTGTCATCATTGAAATTTTTGTTAAATCTTGAATCCCCATTCGACTTACCCCACTCTTTTTTCTTATACATTAGCTGAAGAACGCCCTATTGTCAACTTAATTTATAAACGGTTAACAATCATGACAATCTTGACGTAGACCGGTTCTGTCGATTATGATTACGGTAACAATCTGTCGAGAAAAGAGGGGTAGGATGAGGCGAAGGCAAGAAGTTGATTCTAGTGGCTTTATTGATATTTCATCAATGAATGCAATAAAACAGCATGCTTATGCAAAATCAAGCGTTCAAATTGATAAAGAGCTCTACGAAAACTTTCAAAATGGCGATTTACGGCATAAGCATATTTTAGAGAACGCACGTTTTGCTGGGATCATGGCTGCTAAAAACACATCAACGCTTCTGCCAAATAACCACCCAAAAGAACTAACGTACATAGCGATACAGTTTAACTGGGAAGTCAATTCAGGCAGCTGGGATTTAATTATAGAGGTAGAGGCAAAAGCAAAGCACCCTTTGCCGATTCACACAGAAGCGATGGCGGCAGCTTCTATTGCCGCATTAACTGTTTATGATTTATGTCAGCACGATGCGCAATCGATTGTGCTAGGACCTACTTATCTTTCTCGGAAAGGCAACCAAAGAGCGTGAATCGCTCTTTTTTCTTTTGTTTAACGCATTTCCCTAAACCGATTTAAAAAGCGATCGTCCCATTAGGTAGTAGCAAGCAAAAGCCCTTTCTTTTTGTAGAAGCTCATCAATTCGATCCATCTTCAAATTAGAAGTCTCTAAAAACAAAAAAAAGCTAACCCCATTAAAGTCTGATACATGACCTTAATGGACTCAGCTCCGTTTCTACTTTTCCTTATCGAACACCAAACAAACGTTTGATCTTTGTAAACATTGTTGTCGATTCTTCAATTGACATTAAAGGAATCGTTTCTCCAAGAATTCTACGTGCTATATTTCGATAAGCAATAGATGC from Shouchella hunanensis includes these protein-coding regions:
- a CDS encoding aldo/keto reductase, translating into MEKRKLGQSSLYISKMGLGGMSLGTNIETAKSIIDEALDLGVNYLDTADLYDYGQNEKIIGEAIKGKRDQVILATKAGNRFTPGKEGWEWDPSKSHIKDAAKNSLSRLNIDYIDLFQLHGGTIEDPIDETISAFEELKKEGYIREYGLSSIRPNVIKEYAERSGIVSIMMQYSILDRRPEELFPYLEEKPISVVTRGSLAKGILTNRALQQVKAAKDGYLSYSSKELAQLRDVLQQNYGHTHSLNGLAYHYCLSHSPVASVVAGASSIEQIRQNVKAVTDESLAQKELENIARIAKQDVYEQHRM
- a CDS encoding biotin transporter BioY, which gives rise to MGIQDLTKISMMTAVMAVLGAIPPIPLPISPVPITAQSIAPMIIGGLLGAKRGFLAVLLFVFLVACSLPLLAGGRGGVGVLFGPSGGYIIGWMLVALSVGYVVSRMKKRTFFNVFCVNLLFGLGLLYICGAGYLAATTGVSIKEAFGMTLAFVPGDVLKAILATFITLRVLRAVPAI
- a CDS encoding cyclic pyranopterin monophosphate synthase MoaC gives rise to the protein MRRRQEVDSSGFIDISSMNAIKQHAYAKSSVQIDKELYENFQNGDLRHKHILENARFAGIMAAKNTSTLLPNNHPKELTYIAIQFNWEVNSGSWDLIIEVEAKAKHPLPIHTEAMAAASIAALTVYDLCQHDAQSIVLGPTYLSRKGNQRA